GGCAGAATTGCTCTTGGTAGTTGGTGGTAAAGAGGACTGATGCAAATGTGCATTTCAGACTAGTCGAACCAATCACAAATGCTTAAGGTCACACCTATTATGGTAGATGTGAAATTTTTGGTCTGAACTAGTCTTCTCAATTCCTTTGTAGGCTGGCCTGCTTTCCACCAATCAACTGTGCATTCTAGTCCTCTACTATATGACATTGACAAAGATGGGGTGAGAGAAATAGCTTTGGCAACCTACAATGGTGAAGTGCTGTTTTTCAGGTGGCTTTTTTTCCCCTAAACTTCTCTTATTTgtgaattttaaaaagattttaataagCTATATATTGTAGGGTTTCTGGCTATATGATGTCAGATAAGCTGGTGGTCCCACGCAGGAAAGTGGCGAAAAATTGGTATGTGGGTTTGAATGCTGACCCAGTTGATCGATCTCATCCAGATGttcatgatgatcaacttgtTGAAGAAGCCACTATATTTAATTCTATGGCTCgtaagttttatttattttttatttttatttttttcccattTTCACTACTTTGATAATTGTTGCATATGGGTTACAgctcttgatttttcttttctaatgaGTAGCTTTGAGCAGATGATTCTACCATTTTGTATACTGTTGCCCTCTATGTGATAGTgaaattttaaatagaatttgGGATATAATTTATCTGTGGTCTGTGGATAATGATTTTGCTTGTAGAAACTAATGGGAAGCACAAAGTCAACTCTTCAGCTGCCACATCAACGGAAAACCACCATGAAACACCCAGTGTGTCTAATCCAGAGCCTGTAAAGCAAACAAATGGAGCTCAAGTAGAAGAGAATAATAAGATGCCAAAAACAGCTGGTAATTCCTCTGGGAATGCTGGTGTTCAGATGCCGGCAAATGCTGATAATTCGTCTGTGAATGCTGGTATTCAGATGCCATCAAATGCTGATAATTCCTCTGCGAATGCTGGTATTCAGATGCCAGGAAATGCTGATAATTCCTCTGTGAATGCTGGTATTAAGATGCCAGGAAATGCTGATAATTCCTCCGTGGGTGCTGGGTCAGTGGAAGCTGCTAAAACAGATAACCAAACTAGCACAAAGAGACGCCTGCTGGAGGTTAATTCCAAAGGAGAAGAGCTAGGTGGCTCTGAATCCAAAGAGGGTAATGAGGGTAACCATGCTGCAACTGTCGAGAATGATGAAGGCCTGGAAGCAGATGCTGATTCATCTTTTGAGCTATTTCGCAACAGCGATGAACTGGCTGATGAATATAACTATGATTATGATGATTATGTTGATGAGTCAATGTGGGGTGACGAAGAATGGACTGAAGTTAATCATGAGAAATTAGAGGATTATGTGAATGTTGACTCACATATCTTGTGCACTCCTGTGAGTTCCTGGTTTGCCTTGTGTATAATAtgaaatttattaattcttcatCTGCGAAAGTACCTACTACATAATGGCTCTTCAATTTATTCATTCTATTGTCTTTGCCAGGTCATTGCTGATATTGACAATGATGGTGTATCGGAAATGATTGTTGCTGTTTCTTATTTCTTTGATCATGAGTGAGTCTGTCTTTACTATCATGTGTCTAGAATTCAATTACACAAATTGGTTTCTGGCTATATTTTTTGTCGTCTTCCAACTTTCAAGTACACACATCACAATTCTTTATTATTTAGGAAGTATTAGAGTTTAACTTAGAATGAGATAATTGCTCTATAAGCTTTCTTGCTTAAATAAAATTTGCACCTGGAAGGGGCTGCTAATTTACTAGTCTGTCAGTAATTTGCCACCTTTTAAGCTGACAGGTATTATGACAACCAGGAGCACTTGAAAGAACTGGGTGATATTGACATTGGGAAATATGTTGCTGGTGGTATTGTTGTTTTTAATCTGGATACAAAACAAGTTAAGTGGACTGCAGAACTCGATCTTAGTACTGATACTTCAAACTTCCGAGCATACATATATTCTTCTCCAACTGTTGTAGATTTAGATGGTGATGGAAATCTGGACATTCTTGTTGGGACTTCTTATGGACTATTCTATGTGCTGGATCATCATGGTAATTTCTGGACTATTCTAAATATTGCTATTCATGTGGCAGTTTTCTTATTTATGTTCAACATTCTTTggaattgagtgatttttatttCATATGTTTATATCTTGTCCAGATCAATTCTAATAGTTTTTTTTCCCcttaatctctctctctctcaaataGGTAAGATTAGAGAGAAGTTCCCTCTTGAAATGGCCGAGATTCAAGGGGCTGTTGTTGCAGCTGACATTAATGATGATGGGAAAATTGAGCTAGTTACTGCTGATATACATGGAAATGTCGCTGTATGGACTCCAAAAGGTAGTTTGATATGGGAAAAACATCTGAAGAGTCTTATTCCACAGGTAACTTGACTTAGTATGTCAATCAATATCAAATTCTCAACCCTCCTCAGCACGTTAGTGAATATATCATGATTATGTGCACTGTGTGATATTAATAAAGAAGTGTTAGCTATGGGGAAAGCAATATCAGCATAGGATTTTTGAATTCTGAGTTGATGGGATACCTATAAAAGAATGTAGACTGCATTTTCAGTTTTTACAATATTTAAGGAATACTAGAAAAGGTAAGGATTGTTTGGTttacattttcatttttaacattttttgttttcaagATTTGTGGGCaaagaaaagtgaaaacaattcaatcatattttcttCACATAATCCCGAAAACAGTAaacaatgaaaatagaaaagataatgAAAATACAGACCAAACAGGCCTTAAAATTGTAATCTAGTTCCAAAATATTTGGTTGAATTTCTTTGtagcaaattttatatttagatagtGCTATTGGATGTTGGGTTACTTTAAAAGACTAGAAACAACAGGAGAACAAAGCAGGACTGTTAAAATACCATTGGTTGTCTTAGTCCTTCAAGTTTAGTCGGGGAATCGGTTTCCTATAGTTAATGtaaaaatactaaactaattgTAGGTACAAGTTATGCAATGCATTCCCCTCAAATTTGAACTCACAATTTcacttgattttattttcttaaggGCCCAACTATAGG
This sequence is a window from Arachis duranensis cultivar V14167 chromosome 2, aradu.V14167.gnm2.J7QH, whole genome shotgun sequence. Protein-coding genes within it:
- the LOC107475208 gene encoding protein DEFECTIVE IN EXINE FORMATION 1, which translates into the protein MNPSLPKKPFVLLCIVLCTFFTFVLSEDSEKNAFREREASEDALGYPEIDEDALVNSKCPKNLELRWQTEVSSSIYATPLISDINSDGKLEIVVPSFVHYLEVLEGSDGDKMPGWPAFHQSTVHSSPLLYDIDKDGVREIALATYNGEVLFFRVSGYMMSDKLVVPRRKVAKNWYVGLNADPVDRSHPDVHDDQLVEEATIFNSMAQTNGKHKVNSSAATSTENHHETPSVSNPEPVKQTNGAQVEENNKMPKTAGNSSGNAGVQMPANADNSSVNAGIQMPSNADNSSANAGIQMPGNADNSSVNAGIKMPGNADNSSVGAGSVEAAKTDNQTSTKRRLLEVNSKGEELGGSESKEGNEGNHAATVENDEGLEADADSSFELFRNSDELADEYNYDYDDYVDESMWGDEEWTEVNHEKLEDYVNVDSHILCTPVIADIDNDGVSEMIVAVSYFFDHEYYDNQEHLKELGDIDIGKYVAGGIVVFNLDTKQVKWTAELDLSTDTSNFRAYIYSSPTVVDLDGDGNLDILVGTSYGLFYVLDHHGKIREKFPLEMAEIQGAVVAADINDDGKIELVTADIHGNVAVWTPKGSLIWEKHLKSLIPQGPTIGDVDGDGHTELVVATLSGKIHVLDGKDGGSIGRYPYQTHGRVMNQVLLIDLSKPKEKKKGLTIVTTSFDGYLYLIDGPTGCADVVDIGETSYSMVLADNVDGGDDLDLIVTTMNGNVFCFSTPSPHHPLKAWRLPHQGRNNVATRYGREGIYVTHPSRAFRDEEGKNFWVEIEIVDNYRYPSGHQGPYNVTVSLLVPGNYQGERTIKQNQIYAQPGKYRIKLPTVAVRTTGMVLVEMVDRNGIYFSDDFSLTFHMHYYKLLKWLLVFPMLGMFGVLVILRPQGSVPLPSFSRNID